In Paraburkholderia caribensis, a single window of DNA contains:
- a CDS encoding ABC-type transport auxiliary lipoprotein family protein has translation MSRSINRLFTSRAALAAVLLLLGALAGCAGNPAALSDIRYDLGPAPLPGSTGTMPAIKVLEVTAPATLDSDKLIYRMSYSDSQQTASYANSHWTMPPAQLVTQRLRNALSSRGTVLTGGDGVRAPVLKVDLDEFEQDFDGQSESHGSVTARTTLFVDGKVVGQRTFMARAPASSADAAGGARALAAATDDLVAQISAWLGVQALVAQQ, from the coding sequence ATGTCACGCTCGATCAACCGTCTCTTCACCTCGCGCGCCGCGCTCGCTGCGGTGCTCCTCCTGCTCGGCGCGCTGGCCGGCTGCGCGGGCAATCCCGCCGCGCTCTCCGATATCCGCTACGACCTCGGCCCGGCCCCGCTGCCGGGCAGCACGGGCACGATGCCGGCCATCAAGGTGCTCGAGGTCACCGCGCCGGCCACGCTCGATTCCGACAAGCTGATCTATCGCATGAGCTATTCGGACTCCCAGCAGACGGCCTCGTACGCGAACAGCCACTGGACGATGCCGCCCGCGCAACTCGTCACGCAGCGCCTGCGCAACGCGCTGTCGTCGCGCGGCACGGTGCTCACGGGCGGCGACGGCGTGCGCGCGCCCGTGCTGAAGGTGGACCTCGACGAGTTCGAGCAGGACTTCGACGGCCAGTCCGAGAGCCACGGCTCCGTCACCGCGCGCACGACGCTGTTCGTCGACGGCAAGGTGGTCGGGCAGCGCACCTTCATGGCCCGCGCGCCCGCGAGTTCCGCCGACGCCGCAGGCGGTGCGCGCGCGCTCGCTGCAGCCACCGACGACCTCGTCGCGCAGATTTCCGCCTGGCTCGGCGTGCAGGCGCTCGTCGCGCAGCAATGA
- a CDS encoding D-alanyl-D-alanine carboxypeptidase family protein, translating into MRFSNPGSFSLPSLVSFVPQSAASKLALGLALPAALIAGTAFAQVPPPGVNARSWVLVDATSNQVLASGNPDERVEPASLTKLMTAYLTFEALQTKKITMDQSVNPSEAVRRVKNDESRMFIEANKPVTVHDLVYGMIIQSGNDAAIALAELVGGSEAQFVNMMNAEAQKLGMKNTHFADVNGMPDAQHYTTAGDLAILSARLIRDYPDYYNIFSVKEFTYNKIKQPNRNRLLWIDPTVDGLKTGHTQAAGYCLIASAKRPLPGVPDASRRLVTVMMGEQKEHDRVQDSLKMLNYGYSAYDAVRLYKANQVVETPRVYKGSQDTVKLGVKTDQYITLPKGMADKAKPQVEHVDPLIAPIAEGQQVGTVKFVADGKTLAQVPLVALQAVPQAGIVGRVWDSMMLMFNKKK; encoded by the coding sequence ATGCGCTTTTCGAATCCCGGCTCTTTCAGCCTCCCCAGCCTTGTTTCTTTCGTTCCGCAATCCGCCGCCAGCAAGCTGGCGCTGGGTCTTGCGCTGCCTGCCGCGCTGATCGCCGGCACGGCGTTCGCGCAGGTGCCGCCGCCGGGCGTGAACGCGCGCTCGTGGGTGCTCGTCGACGCAACCAGCAACCAGGTGCTCGCATCGGGCAATCCGGATGAACGCGTCGAGCCGGCGTCGCTGACCAAGCTGATGACCGCATACCTCACGTTCGAGGCGCTGCAGACCAAGAAGATCACGATGGACCAGTCGGTCAATCCGAGCGAGGCTGTGCGGCGCGTGAAGAACGACGAATCGCGCATGTTCATCGAGGCGAACAAGCCCGTCACGGTGCACGATCTCGTCTACGGGATGATTATCCAGTCGGGCAACGACGCCGCTATCGCGCTGGCTGAGCTGGTCGGCGGCAGCGAGGCGCAGTTCGTCAACATGATGAACGCGGAAGCGCAAAAGCTCGGCATGAAGAACACGCACTTCGCCGACGTGAACGGCATGCCCGACGCGCAGCACTACACGACGGCGGGCGACCTTGCCATTCTGTCGGCGCGCCTGATCCGCGACTATCCGGATTACTACAACATCTTCTCGGTCAAGGAATTCACGTATAACAAGATCAAGCAGCCGAACCGCAACCGTCTGCTGTGGATCGACCCGACCGTCGACGGCCTCAAGACGGGTCATACGCAAGCGGCCGGCTACTGCCTGATCGCGAGCGCGAAGCGTCCGCTGCCGGGCGTGCCCGATGCGTCGCGCCGTCTGGTGACGGTGATGATGGGCGAGCAGAAAGAACACGACCGTGTGCAGGACAGCCTGAAGATGCTCAACTACGGCTATTCCGCATACGACGCGGTGCGCCTGTACAAGGCGAATCAGGTGGTCGAGACGCCTCGTGTCTACAAGGGCTCGCAGGATACCGTAAAGCTGGGCGTCAAGACGGACCAGTACATCACGCTGCCGAAGGGCATGGCCGACAAGGCCAAGCCGCAGGTCGAACACGTCGATCCGCTGATCGCGCCGATCGCCGAAGGTCAGCAGGTCGGCACGGTGAAGTTCGTCGCCGACGGCAAGACGCTCGCGCAGGTGCCGCTCGTGGCGCTGCAGGCGGTGCCGCAGGCGGGCATTGTCGGCCGCGTGTGGGATTCGATGATGCTGATGTTCAACAAGAAGAAGTAA
- a CDS encoding ABC transporter ATP-binding protein has translation MIAPLTTAVRDQPLPEIAETVIEVRNLTKRYGRNIVHQHLDFDVRRGEIVSIVGGSGSGKTTLMRQILGLERPTSGNIKVFGEDMATLDKEEARLMRVRSGMLFQHGALFSSLSVFDNIAQPLRELGKVPEDLLRDIVMLKLEMVGLPCKHASKMPAALSGGMVKRVGIARAIALEPELLFLDEPTAGLDPQASDEFVELISALHRALGLTVVMVTHDLDTMVALSTRVAVIADRKVIVAAPVEEVAGYDHPFIREYFLGLRGRLALQGLSPERRMKLPPEALEPASEAIPLRTAP, from the coding sequence ATGATCGCGCCGCTCACCACCGCCGTACGGGACCAGCCGCTGCCGGAAATCGCCGAAACCGTGATCGAGGTGCGCAACCTCACCAAACGCTATGGGCGCAACATCGTCCACCAGCACCTGGACTTCGACGTGCGGCGCGGCGAGATCGTGTCGATCGTCGGCGGCTCGGGTTCGGGCAAGACAACGCTGATGCGCCAGATTCTCGGGCTGGAGCGGCCGACCTCGGGCAACATCAAGGTGTTCGGCGAGGACATGGCCACGCTCGACAAGGAAGAAGCCCGCCTGATGCGCGTGCGCTCGGGCATGCTGTTCCAGCATGGCGCGCTGTTTTCGTCGCTGTCGGTGTTCGACAACATCGCGCAGCCGCTGCGCGAACTCGGCAAGGTGCCCGAAGACCTGCTGCGCGACATCGTGATGCTGAAGCTCGAAATGGTCGGGCTGCCGTGCAAGCACGCGTCGAAGATGCCGGCGGCGCTGTCGGGCGGGATGGTCAAGCGCGTGGGCATCGCGCGCGCGATCGCGCTGGAGCCGGAACTGCTGTTCCTCGACGAACCGACGGCAGGGCTCGATCCGCAGGCCTCCGACGAATTCGTCGAACTGATCAGCGCGTTGCATCGCGCGCTCGGCCTGACCGTGGTGATGGTGACGCACGATCTCGACACGATGGTCGCGCTGTCGACCCGCGTCGCGGTGATCGCGGACCGCAAGGTGATCGTCGCGGCGCCCGTCGAAGAAGTGGCGGGCTACGATCATCCGTTTATCCGCGAGTATTTTCTCGGGCTGCGCGGGCGGCTCGCGTTGCAGGGCCTGTCGCCGGAACGGCGCATGAAGCTGCCGCCCGAAGCGCTGGAGCCCGCGTCGGAAGCGATTCCGCTGCGCACCGCGCCATGA
- a CDS encoding DUF2917 domain-containing protein, whose translation MREISSSITFEIVAGETVPMKITRSTRLAVSGGAVWVTRSDDVEDYWLEPGKTLRLRRGERLWLSVERGTQARVAFYVPTRPEQKALNWAARASERVGAWLRSGWRTV comes from the coding sequence ATGCGAGAAATTTCCTCTAGCATCACGTTTGAAATCGTAGCTGGTGAAACCGTTCCGATGAAGATCACGCGCAGTACGCGCCTGGCCGTTTCAGGCGGCGCGGTGTGGGTGACCCGCAGCGACGACGTCGAAGATTACTGGCTCGAGCCGGGCAAGACGCTGCGTCTGCGGCGCGGCGAGCGGCTGTGGCTGTCCGTCGAGCGCGGCACGCAGGCGCGGGTGGCGTTTTACGTGCCGACGCGGCCGGAGCAAAAGGCGCTCAACTGGGCCGCGCGTGCCAGCGAACGCGTTGGCGCGTGGCTGCGTTCCGGATGGCGCACGGTCTGA
- a CDS encoding transcriptional regulator GcvA — protein sequence MDLRQLPALNAIKAFEAAARHESFSRAADELYVTHGAVSHQIRALEEELGVKLFARDGKRVRLTDVGRRYAAQVRTALISLAEATREIRAGDRDRRLVVSMLSSFAARWVTPRIGSFIEANPQWDLELLSTNALTDFARDDVDCAIRFGYGDYPGLHAELLLEEVFFPACSPTFNGGNLPKVPTDLANVPLLRSDDELWRPWFDAAGLTDWPEPKRGVLYQDSSNLLQAASDGQGVALTRRSLAMHEVAAGRLVRLFDIDGPSPWQYFFICTPQMLQTARVKAFRDWVFDEVGRFRQLFESACSESAKRARPDKTQGKRETQAEPNALHVRNPAAQAER from the coding sequence ATGGACCTCCGCCAGCTGCCCGCCCTGAATGCGATCAAGGCCTTCGAGGCCGCCGCCCGTCACGAGAGCTTTTCGCGCGCCGCGGACGAGCTGTACGTCACGCACGGCGCCGTCAGCCATCAGATTCGCGCGCTCGAAGAAGAACTGGGCGTGAAGCTTTTCGCCCGCGACGGCAAGCGCGTGCGGCTCACCGATGTCGGCCGCCGCTATGCCGCGCAGGTGCGCACGGCCCTGATCTCGCTGGCGGAGGCGACGCGCGAGATTCGCGCCGGCGACCGCGACCGGCGGCTGGTCGTGTCGATGCTGTCGTCGTTTGCGGCACGCTGGGTGACGCCGCGCATCGGCAGCTTCATCGAGGCGAATCCGCAATGGGATCTCGAACTGCTGTCGACCAACGCGCTCACCGATTTCGCCCGCGACGACGTCGATTGCGCGATCCGGTTCGGCTACGGTGACTATCCGGGGCTGCACGCCGAACTACTGCTAGAAGAGGTGTTCTTTCCGGCCTGCTCGCCGACCTTCAACGGCGGCAATCTGCCGAAAGTGCCCACCGACCTCGCCAACGTGCCGCTGCTGCGCTCCGACGACGAACTATGGCGTCCGTGGTTCGACGCGGCCGGCCTCACCGACTGGCCGGAGCCGAAGCGCGGCGTGCTGTATCAGGATTCATCGAACCTGCTGCAGGCCGCCAGCGACGGCCAGGGCGTCGCGCTGACGCGTCGCTCGCTGGCGATGCACGAAGTCGCGGCGGGCCGCCTCGTGCGGCTATTCGACATCGACGGGCCGAGCCCGTGGCAATACTTCTTCATCTGCACGCCGCAGATGCTGCAAACGGCGCGCGTGAAGGCGTTCCGCGACTGGGTGTTCGACGAAGTCGGGCGCTTCAGGCAACTGTTCGAGAGCGCGTGTAGCGAGAGCGCGAAGCGCGCGAGGCCGGATAAAACGCAGGGAAAAAGAGAGACACAAGCTGAGCCGAACGCGTTGCACGTCCGGAATCCGGCGGCGCAGGCGGAACGCTGA
- the lipB gene encoding lipoyl(octanoyl) transferase LipB has translation MCATPVSPSPESSSSIQPDAVASEAAPQSRAAQPVIVRWRGSEDYQASFDAMRAFTDSRTAETSDEIWLVEHPPVFTLGQAGDPAHLLTADSRIPLVKVDRGGQITYHGPGQVVAYLLLDLRRRKLMVRELVTRIEQAVIDTLAAYNLAGERKAGAPGIYVAPEQPNAGLHVGAKIAALGLKIRSGCSYHGVSLNVKMDLQPFLAINPCGYAGLETVDMATLGVAAGWDDVARTLAASLIANIDGVPAAVGLPQAGAITA, from the coding sequence ATGTGTGCCACGCCGGTTTCACCGTCCCCCGAGTCTTCGAGTTCCATCCAGCCTGACGCCGTTGCGTCGGAGGCCGCGCCGCAAAGTCGTGCCGCACAGCCGGTGATCGTGCGCTGGCGCGGCTCGGAAGACTATCAGGCCAGCTTCGACGCGATGCGCGCGTTCACCGATTCGCGCACCGCCGAAACATCTGACGAAATCTGGCTCGTCGAACACCCGCCCGTTTTCACGCTCGGCCAGGCCGGCGATCCCGCCCATCTGCTCACTGCCGATAGTCGCATTCCGCTCGTCAAGGTCGATCGTGGGGGGCAGATCACGTATCACGGTCCCGGCCAGGTGGTCGCGTATCTGCTGCTCGACTTGCGCCGTCGCAAGCTGATGGTGCGCGAGTTGGTGACGCGGATCGAGCAGGCCGTGATTGACACACTCGCGGCGTATAATCTCGCCGGTGAACGCAAGGCGGGTGCGCCGGGCATCTATGTCGCGCCTGAGCAGCCGAACGCCGGGCTGCATGTCGGCGCGAAGATCGCCGCGCTGGGCCTCAAGATCCGTAGCGGGTGCAGCTATCACGGCGTCAGCCTCAACGTGAAAATGGACCTGCAGCCGTTTCTCGCGATCAACCCGTGCGGTTACGCGGGGCTCGAAACAGTCGATATGGCGACGCTTGGCGTCGCAGCCGGCTGGGACGACGTAGCCCGAACCCTTGCAGCAAGCCTCATCGCCAACATCGACGGCGTCCCCGCAGCCGTCGGCCTACCGCAGGCCGGTGCCATCACCGCCTGA
- a CDS encoding DUF493 family protein — translation MNAVNESLIDFPCDFPIKVMGKSHPEFQTTIVEVIRRFDGGFDAARVEVRPSSGGNYTGLTVTVRALNREHLDDIYRALTGHPMVKVVL, via the coding sequence ATGAATGCCGTGAACGAATCATTGATAGATTTTCCGTGCGATTTCCCCATCAAGGTGATGGGCAAGTCGCACCCGGAATTCCAGACAACCATCGTCGAGGTGATCCGCCGGTTCGATGGCGGTTTCGATGCGGCGCGTGTCGAAGTGCGGCCGTCTAGCGGCGGTAACTACACCGGCCTGACAGTGACGGTGCGCGCGCTGAATCGCGAGCATCTGGACGATATCTACCGGGCGCTGACCGGGCATCCGATGGTGAAGGTTGTGCTGTAA
- the lipA gene encoding lipoyl synthase, producing MTDVTANPAASSPVNAAAAAPYDATAKQKAQAKTARIPIKIVPIEKLKKPDWIRVKAATGSSRFYEIKQILREHNLHTVCEEASCPNIGECFGKGTATFMIMGDKCTRRCPFCDVGHGRPDPLDPEEPLNLARTIAALKLKYVVITSVDRDDLRDGGAAHFVECIAKTRELSPETRIEILTPDFRGRLDRAIGILNAAPPDVMNHNLETVPRLYKEARPGSDYAHSLKLLKDFKALHPDVATKSGLMVGLGETEEEILQVMRDLREHNVDMLTIGQYLQPSEHHLPVRAYVHPDTFKMYEEEAYKMGFTHAAVGAMVRSSYHADVQAHDAGVV from the coding sequence ATGACTGACGTTACCGCGAATCCCGCAGCCTCGAGTCCTGTCAACGCCGCTGCTGCGGCGCCCTACGATGCGACCGCCAAGCAGAAGGCGCAAGCCAAGACCGCGCGCATTCCGATCAAGATCGTTCCGATCGAAAAACTGAAGAAGCCCGACTGGATTCGCGTGAAGGCGGCGACGGGCAGTTCGCGTTTCTACGAGATCAAGCAGATTCTGCGCGAGCACAACCTGCACACGGTGTGCGAGGAAGCGAGCTGTCCGAACATCGGCGAATGCTTCGGCAAGGGCACTGCGACGTTCATGATCATGGGCGACAAGTGCACGCGCCGCTGCCCGTTCTGCGACGTCGGTCACGGCCGTCCCGACCCGCTCGATCCGGAAGAGCCGCTGAACCTTGCGCGCACGATCGCCGCGCTGAAGCTGAAGTATGTCGTGATTACGAGCGTCGATCGCGACGATCTGCGTGATGGCGGCGCGGCGCACTTTGTCGAGTGCATCGCGAAGACGCGCGAGCTGTCGCCGGAGACGCGCATTGAAATCCTGACGCCGGACTTCCGTGGCCGTCTTGATCGCGCAATCGGCATCCTGAACGCGGCGCCGCCCGATGTGATGAACCACAACCTCGAAACGGTGCCGCGTCTGTACAAGGAAGCGCGCCCCGGGTCGGATTATGCGCATTCGCTGAAGCTGCTGAAGGACTTCAAGGCGCTGCATCCGGACGTCGCGACGAAATCTGGTTTGATGGTTGGCCTGGGCGAAACGGAAGAAGAAATCTTGCAGGTGATGCGCGATCTGCGCGAGCACAACGTCGATATGTTGACGATTGGGCAGTATCTGCAGCCTTCGGAACACCATTTGCCCGTGCGGGCGTATGTGCACCCGGATACATTCAAGATGTACGAGGAAGAAGCGTACAAGATGGGGTTCACGCATGCGGCTGTTGGCGCAATGGTGCGCTCGAGTTATCACGCGGATGTGCAGGCGCATGATGCTGGGGTGGTGTGA
- a CDS encoding (2Fe-2S) ferredoxin domain-containing protein yields the protein MDSFFKYHVFFCLNQREPGATRPSCANCGAQEMQEYAKKRVKQLGLAGPGQVRINKSGCLDRCEEGPTVVVYPEGVWYTYVDKSDIDEIVDSHLANGKIVERLLIDR from the coding sequence ATGGATTCCTTCTTCAAGTATCACGTCTTTTTCTGTCTGAATCAGCGCGAACCGGGCGCAACGCGTCCGAGCTGCGCGAACTGCGGCGCGCAGGAAATGCAGGAATACGCGAAGAAACGCGTGAAACAGCTCGGCCTTGCCGGTCCCGGCCAGGTGCGCATCAACAAGTCGGGGTGTCTCGACCGCTGCGAGGAAGGGCCGACGGTCGTCGTGTATCCGGAAGGCGTCTGGTACACGTACGTCGACAAGAGCGATATCGACGAGATCGTCGATTCGCATCTCGCCAACGGCAAGATTGTCGAGCGCCTGCTGATCGACCGCTGA
- a CDS encoding MlaE family ABC transporter permease has product MNYDTPPGLEVAAGSQGKIVRLSGQWTALALARDRLHGKALPRLRELIDSRAHVAQWDLSRVERMDHVGGQALWRVWGYKLPVDLVALNDTQRDIFDRIALLDTVRENPEPVHRFDPFTKLGLGIFALVEHLYGGIAMFGRVIIDLVAIARNPKLAPWKEISANVYSAGTQALPITALVAFLIGIVLSYLSAQQLRLFGANQFIVNILGMSVLRELGPVLSAILVAGRSGSAITAQIGVMRVTEELDAMRVMGIPHGLRLILPRVLALSLAMPLLVMWTNIISLLGGALAAKLVLQIDMSYFARALPTVVPVANLWIGLGKGTVFGMLIAIVGCHFGFRIKANSQSLGEGTTTSVVTSITVVILADAVFAILFQNVGLS; this is encoded by the coding sequence TTGAACTACGACACTCCTCCCGGCCTCGAAGTGGCGGCAGGCAGCCAGGGCAAGATCGTCCGCCTGTCCGGGCAGTGGACGGCGCTCGCGCTCGCGCGCGACCGACTGCACGGAAAGGCGCTGCCGCGTCTGCGTGAACTGATCGACAGCCGTGCGCACGTCGCGCAATGGGATCTGTCGCGAGTCGAGCGGATGGACCACGTGGGCGGCCAGGCGCTGTGGCGCGTGTGGGGCTACAAGCTGCCCGTCGATCTCGTCGCGCTCAACGACACGCAGCGCGACATCTTCGATCGCATTGCATTGCTCGACACCGTGCGCGAGAACCCGGAGCCCGTGCACCGCTTCGATCCGTTCACGAAGCTCGGCCTCGGTATCTTCGCGCTCGTCGAGCATCTGTATGGCGGCATCGCGATGTTCGGCCGTGTGATCATCGATCTGGTGGCGATCGCGCGCAATCCGAAGCTCGCGCCGTGGAAGGAGATTTCGGCGAACGTCTACAGCGCGGGCACGCAGGCGCTGCCCATTACCGCGCTCGTCGCGTTTCTGATCGGCATCGTGCTGAGCTATCTGTCCGCGCAGCAGTTGCGGCTATTCGGCGCGAACCAGTTCATCGTGAATATTCTGGGCATGTCGGTGTTGCGCGAACTCGGGCCCGTGCTGTCGGCGATTCTCGTCGCGGGGCGCTCCGGCTCTGCCATCACCGCGCAGATTGGCGTGATGCGCGTGACCGAAGAGCTCGACGCGATGCGCGTGATGGGCATTCCGCACGGCCTGCGCCTGATCCTGCCGCGTGTGCTCGCGCTGTCGCTCGCGATGCCGCTGCTCGTGATGTGGACCAACATCATCTCGCTGCTCGGCGGCGCGCTTGCCGCGAAGCTCGTGCTGCAAATCGACATGTCGTATTTCGCGCGCGCCTTGCCGACCGTCGTGCCCGTCGCCAATCTGTGGATCGGGCTCGGCAAGGGCACGGTGTTCGGCATGCTGATCGCGATCGTCGGCTGTCACTTCGGCTTTCGCATCAAGGCCAATTCGCAGAGCCTCGGCGAGGGCACGACGACCTCGGTCGTCACATCGATCACGGTCGTGATTCTCGCCGACGCCGTGTTCGCGATTCTCTTTCAGAACGTGGGGCTGTCATGA
- a CDS encoding MlaD family protein: MENKSHAFWAGLFTVVMVVAIAAAAFLFNVDRSVRIPFDLIARTNVTGLYPDAAVRYRGLDVGKVQSIKFDRAHPGQILIRILVDKNAPITHSTFGTLGLQGVTGLAFIQLDDTGKDLSPLVSSAKDVAQLPMRPGLFDQLQARGDVLLRQIEKTVRDVDLLLSPEMRDQLMATAASLQHAADGVTTLTAQMGPAVGKLPGTLNQLDQTLASTNRMITSLNRPDGPLEGTLNKVGTAAQQAGDALTAMNATLQDISARVGYDTLPRVNSLAEDVRSAVRSVDRAANTFDEAPNSVLFGAPRAAPGPGEPGFVWPAGHAAK, translated from the coding sequence ATGGAAAACAAATCACACGCCTTCTGGGCCGGGCTCTTCACCGTCGTGATGGTGGTTGCGATTGCTGCGGCGGCGTTTCTGTTCAATGTCGACCGGTCGGTGCGCATACCTTTCGATCTGATTGCGCGGACCAATGTCACAGGTTTGTACCCGGATGCTGCGGTACGATATCGCGGCCTCGACGTCGGCAAGGTGCAGTCGATCAAGTTCGACCGCGCGCATCCGGGGCAGATTCTGATCCGCATTCTCGTCGACAAGAACGCCCCGATCACGCATTCCACCTTCGGCACGCTTGGGCTGCAGGGCGTCACGGGCCTCGCGTTCATCCAGCTCGACGATACGGGGAAGGATCTCTCGCCGCTCGTGTCGTCGGCCAAGGACGTCGCGCAGTTGCCCATGCGTCCGGGTCTGTTCGATCAGTTGCAGGCGCGCGGCGACGTGCTGCTGCGGCAGATCGAAAAGACGGTGCGCGATGTCGACTTGCTGCTGTCGCCGGAAATGCGCGACCAGTTGATGGCGACGGCGGCGAGCCTGCAGCACGCCGCCGATGGCGTCACCACGCTCACCGCGCAGATGGGCCCCGCCGTCGGCAAGTTGCCGGGCACGCTCAATCAGCTGGATCAGACGCTTGCTTCGACGAACCGGATGATCACCAGCCTGAACCGCCCGGATGGTCCGCTGGAAGGCACGCTGAACAAGGTCGGCACGGCTGCGCAGCAGGCGGGCGACGCGCTGACGGCGATGAACGCGACGCTGCAGGACATTTCGGCGCGCGTCGGCTACGACACGCTGCCGCGCGTGAATTCGCTGGCGGAAGACGTGCGCTCCGCCGTGCGCTCCGTCGACCGCGCCGCGAACACGTTCGACGAAGCGCCCAACAGCGTGCTGTTCGGCGCGCCGCGCGCCGCGCCCGGTCCCGGCGAACCGGGCTTCGTGTGGCCTGCGGGCCACGCGGCCAAATGA
- a CDS encoding alpha/beta hydrolase, whose amino-acid sequence MNVHTKKYLIDGPVGKIEVAVDAPDASRDGGAAPRGIALVAHPHPLFGGTMDNKVAQTLARTLVQLNYITYRSNFRGVGETQGTHDAGIGERDDLRAVLDHMREQPGHADLPLVLAGFSFGTFVLSHVAARLREEGQEIERMVFVGTAASRWEVAPVPENTLVIHGETDDTVPIQSVFDWAQPQELPVVVIPGAEHFLHRKLHILKRIIVDAWR is encoded by the coding sequence ATGAACGTACACACGAAGAAATATCTGATCGACGGCCCGGTGGGCAAGATCGAAGTCGCCGTCGATGCGCCCGACGCCAGCCGCGACGGCGGAGCCGCGCCGCGCGGCATCGCGCTGGTCGCGCATCCGCATCCGCTGTTCGGCGGCACGATGGACAACAAGGTCGCGCAGACGCTCGCGCGCACGCTGGTGCAGCTGAACTACATCACTTATCGCTCGAATTTCCGCGGTGTCGGTGAAACGCAAGGCACGCACGACGCCGGTATCGGTGAACGGGACGATTTGCGCGCGGTGCTCGACCACATGCGTGAGCAGCCGGGCCACGCCGATCTGCCGCTCGTGCTCGCGGGCTTTTCGTTCGGCACGTTCGTTCTCTCGCACGTCGCCGCGCGGCTGCGCGAAGAAGGGCAGGAGATCGAGCGGATGGTGTTCGTCGGCACGGCGGCGAGCCGCTGGGAGGTCGCGCCCGTGCCCGAAAACACGCTCGTGATTCACGGCGAAACCGACGATACCGTGCCCATCCAGTCGGTTTTCGACTGGGCGCAGCCGCAGGAACTGCCCGTCGTGGTGATTCCGGGCGCGGAGCATTTCCTGCATCGCAAGCTGCATATCCTCAAGCGCATCATCGTCGACGCGTGGCGCTGA
- a CDS encoding VanZ family protein, whose amino-acid sequence MADKPWQRRPSAFARQALLLYAALIVYGSWYPFYGWRSLGIGPLDYLFDPFPQYLTAFDVVTNVLGYMPFGALVVLAVYPRWRGAAAVAFAFGLGTLLSGLMEAVQTWLPTRVASNLDLAANALGALLGATLMSPLTGALLDRGMLRRMRFLWFERDSTAVIGLAALWPVATMYPAPLLLGLGSWPRELWLRSDASMQDALLAWAPATWHVPAWPALVAAWMPDDAWEAIITALNLLAAGALASLPMRERAPRVRLLIAFVVATLAVKAGATFLQSQSGLAFNWATPGALIGLAGGFIAMLLTLMLPRSSRVALAAIALGVSLVFVNLLPVNPYFDVVLADWRQGRYLHFNGLARWLAWMWPYAALVWVGLSAERALLSKRRGSRA is encoded by the coding sequence ATGGCTGACAAGCCATGGCAGCGGCGGCCGTCGGCGTTTGCGAGGCAGGCGCTGCTGCTGTATGCGGCGCTGATCGTCTACGGGTCGTGGTATCCGTTCTATGGCTGGCGCTCGCTCGGCATTGGCCCGCTCGACTATCTCTTCGATCCTTTCCCGCAGTATCTGACGGCCTTCGATGTCGTCACGAACGTGCTCGGCTATATGCCGTTCGGCGCGCTGGTGGTGCTCGCCGTCTATCCGCGCTGGCGCGGCGCGGCTGCCGTGGCGTTCGCATTCGGGCTCGGCACGCTGCTGTCGGGCTTGATGGAAGCCGTGCAAACCTGGCTGCCGACGCGCGTCGCGTCCAATCTCGATCTCGCCGCGAACGCGCTGGGCGCGCTGCTCGGCGCGACGCTGATGTCGCCGTTGACGGGCGCGCTGCTCGATCGCGGCATGCTGCGGCGAATGCGCTTCCTGTGGTTCGAGCGCGACAGCACGGCCGTGATCGGGCTGGCGGCTTTGTGGCCGGTCGCGACGATGTACCCGGCGCCGCTGTTGCTCGGCCTGGGCTCGTGGCCGCGCGAGCTGTGGCTGCGCTCCGACGCCTCGATGCAGGATGCGCTGCTCGCCTGGGCGCCCGCCACGTGGCACGTGCCGGCGTGGCCGGCGCTCGTCGCCGCGTGGATGCCCGACGATGCGTGGGAAGCCATCATCACCGCGCTCAATCTGCTGGCGGCAGGCGCGCTCGCCTCGCTGCCGATGCGCGAGCGCGCGCCGCGCGTGCGCCTTCTGATCGCGTTCGTCGTGGCGACGCTCGCCGTCAAGGCGGGCGCGACGTTTCTGCAATCGCAATCGGGCCTCGCGTTCAACTGGGCGACGCCGGGCGCGCTGATCGGTCTCGCTGGCGGTTTCATCGCGATGCTGCTGACGCTCATGCTGCCGCGCAGCTCGCGCGTCGCGCTCGCGGCGATCGCGCTCGGCGTTTCGCTGGTGTTCGTCAATCTGCTGCCCGTGAACCCGTATTTCGACGTCGTGCTCGCCGACTGGCGGCAAGGCCGCTATCTGCATTTCAATGGCCTCGCGCGCTGGCTCGCGTGGATGTGGCCGTATGCGGCGCTTGTTTGGGTAGGGTTGTCGGCGGAACGCGCATTGCTGTCGAAGCGGCGCGGCTCGCGCGCGTAG